DNA from Malus sylvestris chromosome 11, drMalSylv7.2, whole genome shotgun sequence:
GGTGATGACAGATGTGTACcagaagaaaataaatcttGTTACTAAGCTAACAATGACACGGTAATAGAACAAAAGGCTGGGAGGGAGTAGACATCGATATGTCAGGATTTAGCTCCATGGGTGGCACTATTGTTTAGACCAATGTTTAAACATTACCTTGAAAGCAATAAGTGAAGAACATCAGTATCccacaaaacaacacaaaagcTCATATCCCAAGGGAAAAAAACAAACGTTAGCAATATGAAGTCACAAATAAGAGTACATCAACAAGAAAGAGTATGGACCTGAACAACATAATTGCCATACTGATCTTGTGCCAACATGCTAACAGCTCCTAGAATCTCATCCATAACTTTACTCTGTGTATTCTCATCTTCGCAGTGCTCAAGAACTCTCTGCCAAATGACAATAGTATCGCATATTACACATTAGttctttgttgaaaagaaattatcaggtcaaaaaacaaaaacaaagggaTGTATGAAGTATCTCAACCTGTATCACACGACACCCATATGGATGGGTTGAAAGGGTCACAACTTGATCAAAAAATGTTGAGATAATAAAATGAATGGCCTCTTCAGGGACACATTCAATGCACTTCTGGATGACATGGTTCCCATTTTGATCACGTACGCAGCGCATTACATGACCGTCAAGTTCTTCAACCATTTTGATCTTTTGGTCCAGATCAACAACTTCTATTGCCTGAACACGATAATAGTACATTACTTCTAGCATGTACTGTAGCAAGCCTTGGataaacacatgaatcttagtTACTAGCATTAACATCAATCAGATCATGAGCGTTGGCATGTAGTTATTATCAAGCCTCCCTTGCTGAACAAAAGCATAATAATGGAATTAATGGTTAAACATAACAGAAACAGTAGTTGTTTCTAGCGGTACTACCAAAACAAATGGTTGAACAATCAATTGTCAATATGTCAAAAGCTGAAGGACATAGATCCATACTTCGGAGAAAATCAGGCACAATCTAGTAGCAGAAATAAGTATTCCAGTCATAAAGTAGTGGTACCTTCTGGATCACCCGACAACCATACATTTGAAGGCTAAGTGTCAGTACATGACTAAACAGTTTGTTGGCCAATTCCCTTCTCTGAGATGGAAATCCGTGCTCAAAAAACTGAATAAAAAAACCAATTATTACCACGAATTATACACTAACAAGTGCACAAAAGTTAAAGCATGCGTGCAAGGATCATGATCATTTACCTTTTGAATCACGTAATTACCAAACACATCAGTCATTAGAGCAAGAGCTTGAGGCATGATTTCTTGATAAACCATGTGTTTCTCTTCTATAGTGGCAGTTTCAAGTTTTTGTTGAATAAAACGACTTCCATACTGATCCGCACTGctcataaaaatacaaaattatcaTAACCAACTTTATGATGAAATCATAAAGAGAGAGATGACAAGAAAAGTTATTAGCAGTTGATACCTGAACTCCACAACATGTCCGACGATTTCTGAAAGTTCAAAAGACTTGGCTTTGTTGCTCTTGAACTCTTCTAAGAGTGAAGAAGCAAAACTTTCATCTATGTTACATCCACCATCCAGGTGCCAGGGAGCTAAATTCCTCATCCCAGAGGGATAACACATATTGAGTTCGTTGTGCCTCATAGGACTACCTGGTCCAACTGGAGAGTTGGGAATAACAGGAGGACTTCCAGGATAAGACATGCCTACACCAAATGCAGGATTTCCGTAATACCCATGATGATTAGAACCACCAGACTTTCCCCCCATTGGAACACCATACTGTGACTTCTGCGGTGACAGCAAGGCTCCAAGATATGCCTTTTGAAGTTCAATTAAATTCATGTATGAATTACCCAAGTAGTTCCTATCCACAGAGGGATCATTAAGAGCAGCAAGCTGTGCAGCAGCATACTCCGATGTCCTCAAGTACTGAAGATACATAGGATCAACAAAAGGAGCCTGAAGACCACTCCCTGCAATCGGACTCCCTAATCCAGCGAGATTATGTGATTCATTTGCAGCGGCTGCTAGGTTTGGTCCGGAAGCCATACGTCCTCCAAGCACTCTTGAATCCATTCCAGGGGATCCCATAGCTGATTCAAACAAGGGTGGAAGATTACCAGTGCCAAGTTGGCTAGCCACCATGGACGCCAATGCTGGATTCATAGAGTACCCACTTAAACCATAGTTAGCAAATGATGAGTTTGCATGATCCACTCGCTGATACTGATGATGCAAGCCACCTCCACCATTAAGATTGGAAGTGGGAGATCCTTTTGAGTATAAATTACCAGAAGAAACAGCAGACTTTTGCAGTTCAACATGCCTATCAGAGGAATCTGGCCCACCACCATTGCTCTTACCCAAATCTGCGTATGAACCTTTTGCTGAGTGTGGGGCAGAGGGCATGTGCATATGCCCAGATTCAGACTTCTTCAAGTAGGCAAGTTGCCTGGCATGATTCTCACCACCTTGAAGACCGAAGAGATAATTCTGGTGATCATCTACATCTTGCTTAATCTGTGATGGCAAATGGCTCTCGTTATCTTTTACACCATTGGCAGACAAGTTCATGCTGGAAAACGCGCCCACCAGATCCCCAGACTCATTCATACTAGACGAGATAGCATTGAAGGAGCTTGGACTACTAAATCCTCTCTTTTCTGAAGCACCAACCCTTCCTCCTCCAATAGGTGTAAGGCAAGGACTAGGAGCCCTAGCGACAACTTGGGGATCAGGAGTGGTGCTTCTAGATAAGGAAGCACCCAGAGCTGCAGCATATGAGTATGAAGAAGACGGGCCCATACTTTGGGCTGCAGATGATCCAAGACCATTTGCACTAGATCGTAGAGTATCAGAAGTCATCAAGTCGCGTCGCAAATGAGCTAGATCAGATTCAGCAGAAGCAACTGACTCTGCATTTTCATCAAATGCATTACGGCTTGCTGGACGAGAAGGATGCCCAGAAACAGGAGCTGCACGACCCAAGTCATCCTGAACAACCAAACATTAACTTGTCAGAAAAAGAAATATAGCACACaagtttcaaaatagaaaaagacTGCACCAACACAAcagttgaaaacaaaaaattagaccTGCAAATAAGATCCGTATCACAAGGTTCCAGACAAACCATACAGTGAAACCTCAACAGTAATATTGATCAGAAGGATAGGGAAAATATGGGAAAATGAAGGATGGATTGACAAAACCAGGAATCAAAATTGCTATGCCATGAAGAAGTTATCTTGATTGCTTTTTAATTTAAGAACAAAGTAGCCAAATAGGAACTTTTGTCTGGGCAGCGCTGTGTAAAACTCTGCTTTTGAGGTTCCCAAACAAGACAATTGATAGTAGCAATACTACTATTCTCTGCAGAGTGCTAATTTTGTCAGTTAAAGGCATAGCACAAAAACCTGGAAACTGTAGACGAGGAAAGATGAAAGGCAATAAGGGATAGTTGCAAAAGCATCAGATTTAATTAGAAATTACAAGCAGTAGCATTCTACAATGGTCTCTGACAAAAGAAAAGGCAAGCACACCATGCAATCATGTAGAGGACCATTAAGTAGCCatcagaagaaagaaaaatcaaaagcaACATCAGATGTGGTAAGAAAGTACCCTTGTTCTTTTAATTGAGATTGAACAATCAACATAAAGTTCACAAAGCTGAGTTCGTAAAGAATGTGTGATTTGACTGACTAATTGTCAAAATTACATAAATGAACTCAATTTCTAAGTTGGAGAATTTTCAACTATCAGTACACCTCTTCGATATCCAATATCTCAAATGAGCGGACAACTGTAGGTACACAATCAAGATACTAACATAAATGCAAAAGTTAGCATTTAGTATAAGAACATTTCGATCTTGGCTAGAAGGGGCAAAGCACAAATATCCATTGTCATTGCAGGTGATGATATTTTCAGTTCCATGACTCAAAATTCTCCAACATTGCATTATGTCAATCTCAAATATCAATGGAAGCAATAAATGTCAGAACAGACAATTCAAGGAACAAATATAAAGAGATACCCAAATGTGTTAACCAATACAAGCGATCATTAAGAAAGCACAAACTTCAGTTACACGAGTACAAAATCGTAGATTGAACACAACTATAGAAGCACATCACCTGAAAGATTTCGGCAAGGCTTTTTTGTTTGTTACCAAGTCCCAAACCTGGCAAACCAATCAGTCCATCAACACCCCACTCTGCTGAGCCACGCACTTTGTCCGACTCAGCGTCTCTCTCTTGTTTCCTTGAGTTGAAACCTGGCGGCATCGAAAACAACGATCTACCGCTAGCCTCATCAACCCTATTCACTTTCCTCCTGTCTCCTATCCCACCCAACACCGAACTCCCTCCTCCTTTCATCCTTTGTGCAGACCTCCAATCCTCCTTCGACAGCAAAGGAGGAGGAAGTCGCGGATTCAGGTTCACATTCGAGTAATAGTATTGAATATAAGAAGGATCAGACCTAAGCTCCTCTTCGGACGCAAACCCCATTCCATTTTTAGCTCCAGGAAACTCCGAAAAGGCGGCACCAGCACTGCCACCATCGCCACCAGCAAACAACCCACCAACCGCATT
Protein-coding regions in this window:
- the LOC126591126 gene encoding pumilio homolog 1-like isoform X1; amino-acid sequence: MLSELGRRPALGGNEVSFGDEFENEIGMLLREQRRQDADDRESELNIYRSGSAPPTVEGSLNAVGGLFAGGDGGSAGAAFSEFPGAKNGMGFASEEELRSDPSYIQYYYSNVNLNPRLPPPLLSKEDWRSAQRMKGGGSSVLGGIGDRRKVNRVDEASGRSLFSMPPGFNSRKQERDAESDKVRGSAEWGVDGLIGLPGLGLGNKQKSLAEIFQDDLGRAAPVSGHPSRPASRNAFDENAESVASAESDLAHLRRDLMTSDTLRSSANGLGSSAAQSMGPSSSYSYAAALGASLSRSTTPDPQVVARAPSPCLTPIGGGRVGASEKRGFSSPSSFNAISSSMNESGDLVGAFSSMNLSANGVKDNESHLPSQIKQDVDDHQNYLFGLQGGENHARQLAYLKKSESGHMHMPSAPHSAKGSYADLGKSNGGGPDSSDRHVELQKSAVSSGNLYSKGSPTSNLNGGGGLHHQYQRVDHANSSFANYGLSGYSMNPALASMVASQLGTGNLPPLFESAMGSPGMDSRVLGGRMASGPNLAAAANESHNLAGLGSPIAGSGLQAPFVDPMYLQYLRTSEYAAAQLAALNDPSVDRNYLGNSYMNLIELQKAYLGALLSPQKSQYGVPMGGKSGGSNHHGYYGNPAFGVGMSYPGSPPVIPNSPVGPGSPMRHNELNMCYPSGMRNLAPWHLDGGCNIDESFASSLLEEFKSNKAKSFELSEIVGHVVEFSADQYGSRFIQQKLETATIEEKHMVYQEIMPQALALMTDVFGNYVIQKFFEHGFPSQRRELANKLFSHVLTLSLQMYGCRVIQKAIEVVDLDQKIKMVEELDGHVMRCVRDQNGNHVIQKCIECVPEEAIHFIISTFFDQVVTLSTHPYGCRVIQRVLEHCEDENTQSKVMDEILGAVSMLAQDQYGNYVVQHVLEHGKPHERSAIIKELAGKIVQMSQQKFASNVVEKCLTFGGPAERELLVNEMLGTTDENEPLQAMMKDQFANYVVQKVLETCDDQQRELILSRIKVHLNALKKYTYGKHIVARVEKLVAAGGNHSSLCLFILCLQTAYLGAASP
- the LOC126591126 gene encoding pumilio homolog 1-like isoform X3; the protein is MLSELGRRPALGGNEVSFGDEFENEIGMLLREQRRQDADDRESELNIYRSGSAPPTVEGSLNAVGGLFAGGDGGSAGAAFSEFPGAKNGMGFASEEELRSDPSYIQYYYSNVNLNPRLPPPLLSKEDWRSAQRMKGGGSSVLGGIGDRRKVNRVDEASGRSLFSMPPGFNSRKQERDAESDKVRGSAEWGVDGLIGLPGLGLGNKQKSLAEIFQDDLGRAAPVSGHPSRPASRNAFDENAESVASAESDLAHLRRDLMTSDTLRSSANGLGSSAAQSMGPSSSYSYAAALGASLSRSTTPDPQVVARAPSPCLTPIGGGRVGASEKRGFSSPSSFNAISSSMNESGDLVGAFSSMNLSANGVKDNESHLPSQIKQDVDDHQNYLFGLQGGENHARQLAYLKKSESGHMHMPSAPHSAKGSYADLGKSNGGGPDSSDRHVELQKSAVSSGNLYSKGSPTSNLNGGGGLHHQYQRVDHANSSFANYGLSGYSMNPALASMVASQLGTGNLPPLFESAMGSPGMDSRVLGGRMASGPNLAAAANESHNLAGLGSPIAGSGLQAPFVDPMYLQYLRTSEYAAAQLAALNDPSVDRNYLGNSYMNLIELQKAYLGALLSPQKSQYGVPMGGKSGGSNHHGYYGNPAFGVGMSYPGSPPVIPNSPVGPGSPMRHNELNMCYPSGMRNLAPWHLDGGCNIDESFASSLLEEFKSNKAKSFELSEIVGHVVEFSADQYGSRFIQQKLETATIEEKHMVYQEIMPQALALMTDVFGNYVIQKFFEHGFPSQRRELANKLFSHVLTLSLQMYGCRVIQKAIEVVDLDQKIKMVEELDGHVMRCVRDQNGNHVIQKCIECVPEEAIHFIISTFFDQVVTLSTHPYGCRVIQRVLEHCEDENTQSKVMDEILGAVSMLAQDQYGNYVVQHVLEHGKPHERSAIIKELAGKIVQMSQQKFASNVVEKCLTFGGPAERELLVNEMLGTTDENEPLQAMMKDQFANYVVQKVLETCDDQQRELILSRIKVHLNALKKYTYGKHIVARVEKLVAAGERRAAQSAQHPA
- the LOC126591126 gene encoding pumilio homolog 1-like isoform X2, with protein sequence MLSELGRRPALGGNEVSFGDEFENEIGMLLREQRRQDADDRESELNIYRSGSAPPTVEGSLNAVGGLFAGGDGGSAGAAFSEFPGAKNGMGFASEEELRSDPSYIQYYYSNVNLNPRLPPPLLSKEDWRSAQRMKGGGSSVLGGIGDRRKVNRVDEASGRSLFSMPPGFNSRKQERDAESDKVRGSAEWGVDGLIGLPGLGLGNKQKSLAEIFQDDLGRAAPVSGHPSRPASRNAFDENAESVASAESDLAHLRRDLMTSDTLRSSANGLGSSAAQSMGPSSSYSYAAALGASLSRSTTPDPQVVARAPSPCLTPIGGGRVGASEKRGFSSPSSFNAISSSMNESGDLVGAFSSMNLSANGVKDNESHLPSQIKQDVDDHQNYLFGLQGGENHARQLAYLKKSESGHMHMPSAPHSAKGSYADLGKSNGGGPDSSDRHVELQKSAVSSGNLYSKGSPTSNLNGGGGLHHQYQRVDHANSSFANYGLSGYSMNPALASMVASQLGTGNLPPLFESAMGSPGMDSRVLGGRMASGPNLAAAANESHNLAGLGSPIAGSGLQAPFVDPMYLQYLRTSEYAAAQLAALNDPSVDRNYLGNSYMNLIELQKAYLGALLSPQKSQYGVPMGGKSGGSNHHGYYGNPAFGVGMSYPGSPPVIPNSPVGPGSPMRHNELNMCYPSGMRNLAPWHLDGGCNIDESFASSLLEEFKSNKAKSFELSEIVGHVVEFSADQYGSRFIQQKLETATIEEKHMVYQEIMPQALALMTDVFGNYVIQKFFEHGFPSQRRELANKLFSHVLTLSLQMYGCRVIQKAIEVVDLDQKIKMVEELDGHVMRCVRDQNGNHVIQKCIECVPEEAIHFIISTFFDQVVTLSTHPYGCRVIQRVLEHCEDENTQSKVMDEILGAVSMLAQDQYGNYVVQHVLEHGKPHERSAIIKELAGKIVQMSQQKFASNVVEKCLTFGGPAERELLVNEMLGTTDENEPLQAMMKDQFANYVVQKVLETCDDQQRELILSRIKVHLNALKKYTYGKHIVARVEKLVAAGALMVAERRAAQSAQHPA